The Clostridium sporogenes region TTCCTATACCACCAGTTACTATAGCTATTTTCCCCTTTATGTTCTCTAAATCAAATCCGTTTCCTAAGGGTCCCATTATCTCAACTTCTTCTTCTGACTTTATTTTAGATAAAATTTTAGTTCCTTTTCCTTCTAATTTGTATAAAAATTCTATGGAATTATCATTTATATCATGTATGCTTATAGGTCTCCATAAAATAGGTTCATCTTGCCAAGCCCTTATCATATAAAACTGTCCTGGCTTTCCTTTAAAAGTACCACCTAAGGTCATTTTAAATATACCTGTTGATATACTTTTATTTTTTATTACCTTTACTTTAAAAGTTTTAGACTTTATTTTACACACCACTCTTTCTCGTGATCCAATACTAGAAAAATATATTTATGTCATGGCTACAAGCTCTTCATCTATTTTATTTAAATAGGAATCAACTGCTAATACACTCATCAATAAGTTCTTCTAGTACTTAAAATCACTTAATGTAAATCTATATAATCTGTAAAGTTTTTTTCATATTTATAACTTCTGCTCTCGCATATTCTTCAAAATTTTTTCCTTCTTCATCATATTTTTTATATGCAAGCAATATTCCCCTTGAAGAATTTATAATACCTCCATTACCTTCACTTAAATAAGATTTAGCAACTTCGGCTTTTCCTCCCTGAGCTCCATAGCCAGGTATTAAAAAAAATGTATGTTTTAATTCTTTTCTAATATTATTTTCTTCTGCTGTACATCCAACTACTGCTCCTATAGAGCTATATCCACAATTACCTAAAAATTCTTTTCCTATATTCTCTATCTTTTCTCCTACTTTGTTGTATACCTTTTTATTGTCTTTTAAATCTAAATATTGTATATCCTTTGAACCTTCATTAGAAGTTCTTAATAACAAGAAGGCTCCCTTATCCTTATTTTTGAAATAATCTTTATATGGTTCTAAAGTATCCATTCCCATATACGGATTTAATGTTATAAAATCACTTTCAAAATCTCCCTCAAAATGAGCTTTTGCATACATTTTAGCTGTAGCAGATATGTCTCCTCTTTTTATATCTGCTATAACTATACCGCCTTTTTCTCTTATATATTCTAAAGTTTTCTTGTACAAAACCATTCCTTTAATTCCCATAGCTTCATAATAAGCTATCTGAACTTTATAACAAGCTGACACATCAAAAGTTGAATCAACTATCCTTTGATTAAATCCAAATATAGCATCTTCTATATTGGTAAATTTATTTAAAAATCCTTTTGGTATATAACTTATATCTGTATCAAGACCTACACAAACACATCCCTTTTTTTCTACACTTTCATACAATTTATCTATAATCAATTTATTCATCCTTTCTTTTTCTATTAAAATTCACTATATACTATACATCCTGCTTTAAATGTAACTTTAATTCTTCCTTTAAGGCACATACCATCCATAGGAGTATTTTTCCCTTTTGAATGAAACTCTTCAGATTTTACTTTATATTCTTCTTTTGTATCTACTAAAACTAAATCTGCTTCTCTTCCTATTTTTATTTCTCCCTTATTTACACCTAAAATATCCGCTGGATTCTTAGACATTATTTGTGAAAGTTTGCTTAAACTAATATGATTATCATGAACTAACTTTGTATAACATGTAGAAAAAGATGTTTCTATTCCTGATATTCCCGGACTACCTTTTAGCTTATCTTCTTTACTATGAGGTGCATGATCCGTTCCTATGCAATCTACTATATCTTCTTTTATTGCCTCTATTAATACTTTTATATCTTCTTCTTCTCTTAAAGGGGGATTTACTCTATAAAAAATTTTATTTGTAAGGGCTATATGATGTGGTGCTACTTCACAAGTTACTTTTAAACCTTTCTTTTTAGCATTTATTATATACTCCATAGATTCTTTGGTACTTACATGAGCTATATGAACCTTACAACCTGTAAACTCTGAAAGAGCTATGTTTCTCCAAGTCATTAAATTTTCTGAAAGCCTAGTATCTAAATTTGTTACATCATGTTCCTCTGAGTGACACATTACTATAACATCTTTTTCTTTAGCTTTAAACATAGCATCTATTAATACCCTTGTGTTCATTACATCTTTTCCATCTTCTGATATTATTTTTACTTTCTTATCTATAGAATCTATATGACTTATATCATCACCAGAAAAATCTTTTGTAATGGACATACATTGATGAATATCTACTAACCCTATTTCTTTCCCTTTTTCTAAAACATATTCTACTTCTTTATTAGAACTACATATAGGTTTAGTATTAGCCATTAAGTTTACCATAGTATATCCACCTTTTACTGCTGCTCTACTTCCTGTCAATATATCTTCTTTATATGTAAAACCTGGATCTCTAAAGTGGGCATGCATATCTATGAAAGATGGAAGAAGAGTTAATCCTCTTCCATCAAATATTTCACAATTTTTATTTAAATTTTTTCCTAGTTCCTCTATAATTCCGTTTTTTATATAAATATCTCCATGGAAGTTTTGACACCAATCTATTATATTGACATTTTTAATTAGTAGTTCATTCATTTGTGCACCCCTCCATAAATTTTATAGTTTATTTATATCTCCTCCTGAATATATTTCGTCACAATATTTACATCTATACTCGCCATCTTCTTCATCTACTAAGTAAAATTCATTAGGTATATAATTTTCTATAGATGTTATGCAACGTGGATTTTTGCATTTTATAACATTTTCTATTGTTTTAGGTAGTTCTAACTTTATTTTTTCCTTTATTTTTTCATTTTCAATAACATCTATTGTTATTTTAGGATCTATAAATCCTAATACTTTATAATCTATCTCCATAATATTTTCTATTTTTATTATATCTTTTTTCCCAAGTTTTGAGCTTTCCGCATTCATTATAAGAGCTACTCTATAGTCTGCCTCTTCTAATCCTAAATATTTAAATATTTTTATACCATATCCTGCTTGTATATGATCTATTACTATACCATTTTTTATACTATTTATTGTTAACATATTATCTTACCCCCAATAATTTTGCTATTAAAGCCATTCTTACATACATTCCATATTTAGCCTGTTTAAAATAACATCCTCTTGGGTCTTGATCTATTTCATAAGCTATTTCATTAACTCTTGGTAGTGGATGAAGAACCATCATATCTTTTTTGGCATATTTCATCTTTTCACCATCTAATATATAACTATCCTTTAATCTTACATAATCATCTTCATTAAAGAATCTTTCTCTTTGAACTCTTGTCATATAAAGTATATCTAGTTCTGCCATAGCATCTTCCATTTTTGAAACTTCTTTATATTCTATATTATTTTTTTCTAATATTTCTTTTCTTATATAATCAGGAATTTTTAATTCTTCTGGGGACATAAAAATAAATTTATTGTTTTTATACCTTGATAGGGCCTTTACTAATGAGTGTACTGTTCTTCCAAATTTTAAATCTCCACAGCAACCTATAGTTAAGTTAGATAAATCTCCTTTTAAGGATCTTATTGTTAATAGATCTGTTAATGTTTGAGTTGGATGTTGATGACTACCATCTCCAGCATTTATAACTGGTATTTCTGAATACATTGCAGCTATTGCTGGTGCACCTTCTTTTGGATGTCTCATAGCTACTATATCTGCATAACAACCTACAGTTCTTATAGTATCTGCAACACTTTCTCCTTTTGCTACTGAACTTGAATTAGGCTCTGAAAATCCTATTACCTGTCCACCTAATCTAAGCATAGCAGCTTCAAAACTAAATCTTGTTCTTGTACTTGGCTCATAAAATAATGTAGCTAATATTTTTCCATCACATACATGTAAAAATTTTTCTGGGTCCTCAATTATTTCATCTGCTAATTTAAATACCTCTTCTAGTTCCTCTAATGAAAAATCCATTGGGTCTAATAAATTTCTTCCTTTTAACATATACAATTCCTCCTTTTTAATCTCTCTGGATTAAATTTAAAGGTATAAAAAATGCCTTCCTTTTTTTAAAGGAAGGCACAATTATACTCTAGTTTAAAATATTATATTTTCATATAATATTTATAATTATACTCTTTTTATAAAATATGCTTTTCTCTTCCTTTTTAGTCTCACAGGACTAATTTTAAAGGTCTTATAAAAATTTTATTAATCTTTATTGGTAATGTTAGCACAGAAATTAAACTAAGTCAACTATTATTTTAATCTTTGTGACATTAAGGCTGCTCCTATAGCTCCAGCATATCTCCCAAGTTCATGGGCTTTTACTTCTGAGCCTAATTTTTCTGATAATCTCTCTAATATGTAATTATTTTCACTTAATCCTCCAGTTAAAAAATATTGTCCATTATCTGAGTGTTTTTGACATAAAGATTTTACTTTTCCGGTTATAGAATCTAATACTCCATGGGCTATATCTTCTCTTTTCTTACCACTACCTATCAAACTTATAACTTCTGATTCTGCAAATACTGTACACATAGAGCTTATAGTTACATTTTCTCCATTTTTTGCCCTTTCGCACATTTCTTCTATGTCAAAACCCAATGTATTTGCCATTAATTCTAAAAATCTTCCTGTTCCAGCAGCACATTTATCATTCATAGTAAAATTAGTAACATTACCATCTTCCACTGTTATAACTTTTGTATCTTGGCCTCCTATATCTATAACTGTGCAATCTTTCTTAAATAAATAGTAAGCTCCCTTGCCATGACAAGTTATTTCTGTTATAGTTTTATCCGCATAAGGAACAGAAACTCGCCCATAACCTGTAGCAACTATTTTAGAATTTTTTTTATCTGCCCCTATTTCCTTTAATTTATTTTTAATTTCCTCTGCAGTTTTAACACTACTCCAACCTGTTGGCAATACAAATACATCCTTTATATTATCATTTTCAAATACACAAACCTTAGATGCAGTAGATCCTATGTCTATACCTATATAAAACATTTAACCCCACCTTTTCTATTAATTAAGCATAAAAATTTTTTATAGTTTTAGCTAATGAATGTAATCCTGAAGTCTTCACTCCATTATTTTCTATTAATTTTTTTATAAAATTTTCATCATTTTTATTATACATTATACATATACCACAGGATTTAGATAGTTCTCTTGGTGTAGGAACAATAGTATGTTTTATTTTATTCTTGCTAAGTAAACTATCCATTTTCATACCTTCTGTATGTGAAGGAAAAAGAATATAGTAATTTGTTTGCTCCATTTTATACACTTCCTTTCACAATATTTAATTATATGTATTAAAAAAATAGCCTAGTTTTAATATAACCCATATTTAATAAATATGTAACTAAAATTGAATAATTATTAGCTATACATTATATATTTATTATAAAACATGAGAAACCAGGAGAGAACCAAAACGGTGCATCTCCTGGATAAAATTTGTAGATGTAATTTCAAACTTTTTAAATTAATTATATTTTTAATCCTTTTTTATCTTATATCATTTCAAGGAATGCTTCTACTCTTGTCTTTATCTGTCCTGAATCTTCTGTTGAATAATCTGTTTCTATATGCATTATTGGAATATTCTTCTCTTTTAAATTTGCTTCTACATCCCTATGTTCAACTGCATAAGTATGACAGAAAGATAAATTAGTATCTATAACTCCATCTGCTCCATATTCTTTTGTATATTTTATTATATCATCTATTCTTCCTGTGTTTGGCGTAAAACAGGCACAATTTATATTTAAATATCTATCTGCCAAATTTTTAATTAATTCTTCTAAAGTTTCGCCCTCTTCTGAAACTTCCCCTTCAAAGTATCTAGTTCCTGTACAAGTTTCTTCTACTACAACTTCAGCATCTAAACTTTCTATTATTGAATGAAGCTTCCAGTTTGGTAGTGCCATTGGAGTTCCTGTTATTAATATTCTCTTTTTATTGCTTTCTTGAGAGTTTTTAATTCTTTCTTCTAATTCATCACATAATTCATGAACTTTTTCTGTAAATCTCTTTGGATCATCGTAGAAAGCTATTTGAGTTATTAATAAACAGTCTAATCCACTTATTGGTGATGGTTTATATTTTCTTAAATCATATAATCTCTTTAAGGCTTTTCTTTTAGCATTAGTTACTCTTATACCTTCTTTTAGCGCTTCTACTGTTATTTTATTGCCTGTAATTTCTTCGACTTTTTTAATAAGATCATTAATTTCTTCTCCCCATTTTTTGAAGTCTTTATCTCTTTTCATTTGAGGAAGATCCATTACATGTACTGGCACATATCCATCCAATATTTCCCATGCTTTTTTCTTTCCATCACATGTAGTTTCTCCTATAACCATATCACAGGATTGGAAATAAGGGCATGTACCACCTATCTTAGCGCCCATAAAAGCCTTTATAAGAGGACACATATTTCTTGGTAAAACCTTTTCTCCATCTTCAATCCAAAACTGAGAACCTGCACATAAACCAACACTTAATGCTTTTGCTGCTACAATAATTTCTTCAGGAACAAATACACAAAAAGTTCCTACTACTTTTCCACCTTTTTTTCTATGTTCGTCTAATTCTTGAATTCTAAGTCCATGAACTTCTGACACAACAAAATTAAAATAATTCATTCCCTCTGGTCTATTTTCTTGTGTCAAATATGTAGAGCCATATAATTCTGGTAAAACAGCACATAGTTGATCATGCTTCTCTAGATTTACCCCTAAATCTGTCCATAGTTTTCTATAATCTCCCATTAATAAAATCCCTCCAAATCAATTACTTCATATCAATTTTACCATAGTTAATATATAGCAAGTTATTTGAATATGTAATGGTTACAGTTATACTTATTATATTTTTTTATACAAATTTAATTTTCATATTATAACGTTTCTATAAAAGCCTCTACTCTAGTTTTTAGTTGGCCTAAATCCCTTTTAGAATAATCTGTTTCTATTTTTAAATAAGGTACTTTTTTATTATTTGTAACAAAAGTTTTTATTCTATGAGATTCTACATTATAGGTATGACATGCTTGTAATATAACTTCCACTACACCATCCACCCTATATTCATCTATTAAATAATCTAAATATTCTATTCTATTATCATTAGGGCTCATACAAGCACAGGCTGTTCTTAAATATCTTTCTGTTAATGCATCTATTGGATTTTTTTCTTCATCTACCAATAAACTTTCATCTTTTGCACCACTACAATTTTCATAACAAACTACTACTCCTCCATTATCTTCTATAGCCTCAATTACTTTTTCAGTAGAATCTCCTAGAGGACAACCTGTTACAAGTATTCTTTTAGCCTCTTTAGAAACGGGCCTTTCACCTTCATTATATTTTTTCATTGTTTCTCTTATTATATTGTTTATATCCTCTATTTCCTTTTCCTTATCTGATAAATATAAAGTTCCCTGTATTACCCTTCTCAAATTATAACCTGTCATAGGTGGTGGACAAAGTTTAGATAAGCTATAATAATCTCTTAAAGCCGTTCTTTCTCTATTTCTTAATTTAATTTTTTCTTTTAACTTTTCTTCCGTAATTTCTACATTCAAATTCTTTTCTAATTCCTCTTTAAGCTTTATAATTGCTTTCTTGTAATAATTATAGGAATCCTTTCCATATGGGGTTTGGGGTATATTCATAACATGCATAGGTTTCATTTTACTTAATGCTTCATACATTTTCTTTTTTCCATCACAAGTAGTTTCTCCTAAAAGCATATCTGAAAAATAATAAAATGGGCACTTTTCTGTTAATGCAAAACCATAACTTGATTTTATTAGTGGGCATAAATTTCTTGGCAAATGTTTTTCTGCATCCTCTATAGGTTCCTCATCCATTCCACAAAGCCAAGCCCCCACTGCTCCTGATGCAGCTATCACTTCCCAGGGAGCAAATCCACAATAAACTCCCACTATTTTTCCACCTTCATCTTTAATTTTCTTCATTTTTACAAATGAATCTCTTTTAGCTTCACTAAAGTCCTTAATAAAATCTGGTAATTTATTCATATAATATCTCCCTCTAGATAAAAATAGAATGCCTCAAAACATATTTAATTTTATATCTGCAATTTTAAAATTAAATCTATTTCATTTTGAGACACCCTTTCTTTTCTTTTATTATATTGTTATTATATGGTCTACTCCGGCAGAATCTAATGCTGCATAGCATACTGGGAAACAACCTATTGCCGCTTCTTTAATTAACTTGTCCTCAATTTTTCTTTCTTTAGCACATTTATCACAAGCTAATAAAACAAGCCCAGTTTTTTCACTTAATTTTTTTAATCTCTCTGCTGTTTCTGTACCCTCCATTAAAAAATATGTATTATCCATTATAAAAAACATTCCAACTACATCTGCACCATGCATTTCCTTTTCCATTTGTGGAATAATCATATTGGTTAAAATATTTTGAGCATGTGGTGACTCTAATACATAAGCTACTTTCATCTTAAAATCCTCCTAATTATTTTTAATTTAATATATTTATCCAATGACTACCCGCTCTAATGCTCCCATCTTCTTCAAAGTGGGAGTAAAGAGCGGGTACGTCATTAGATAAGGATTTCTAAGCTTCAGTGGGAGTAAAAACTCCCTCTGAAGCCAATAACTCTGTTTATAAATTTTGACTTAATGAATCCTTCAATATGTTAGTTAATTCCTTTTTTAATTCTAGATATTTATGGTTATCCCTATTTCTTGGTCTTAGTAAACTAATTTTCATATCTTTTATAATTTTTCCTCCCTTAGCTGCAAAAACAATTACCCTATCACTTAGGTATACTGCTTCGTCAACATCATGAGTTACCATTATAACTGTAGTTTTATCCTTTAACCATAAACTTTCTAACTCTTCTTGCATCATTTGCCTCATTTGAAAATCTATAGCACCCAAAGGCTCATCCATAAGTAATACCTCTGGTTTACTAGCTAGTGCTCTTACTACTGCAGTTCTTTGTTTCATACCACCTGATAATTGATTAGGGTATAAATTTTCTTTTCCTTTTAGCTTAGACATCTCTAATAAATAATTTAACCTATCTATAGATTCCTTTTTAGGAATTTTTTGTTGTTTCATAGGGTACATTATATTATCTTTTACAGTCATCCATGGGAATAATGCATAATTTTGAAAAACAAAGCCTCTGTCTGGACCAGGTTTCATTACCCTATTATCATTTAAAATTATTTCACCAGAATCTGAATTATGAAAACCTGCAATCATCGTTAAAAGTGTTGTTTTTCCACAACCGGATGGACCTAGTAATGTTACAAATTCTCCTTCTTCTATATTAAAAGTTACATTATCTAAAACTTTATTTTTTTTCTTATTATTTATGTAAGATTTACTAACATCCTTTATTTCTAACCTCATTATTGAACATACCTCCACTTAGTAAGTAACTTATTTAATTGAAGTAGTCCCCTATCTATAAAGAATCCAATTAAAGCTGCTAATATCATTAATGCAACTAACATATCTGTTTGCATTTTTGTTTGAGCTTCTACCATAGAGAAACCGAGACCGGCACTCGTTGCTATAAACTCCGCTCAGATTACAGACATCCATCCTCCACTTATAGCTATTCTAGCTCCTGTTAATATATCAGGTATAGAAGCTGGTAATATTATATTACTAAATATGCTCCAAGGGCCTGCTCCCATACTTCTAGCTGCATTATAATAATCTTTAGAAATATTTTTTACTCCAGCTATAGTATTTAATATTACTGGGAATATTCCTGAAAACGTAATTAAAAATATGGTAGGTCCATCCCCTATTCCGAACCATACAATTGTAAGAGGAACCCATGCCATTATAGGAACTTGCCTTATGGAATCTATAAATCCTCCTATAAGATTATTAGCCATTTTAAAAGCTCCCATAAAAAGACCTAAGGGAACGCCTATTATCATGGCATACATAAAACCTTTTAAAACCCTATTTAATGTAATAAGTAAATTGGTCATAATTTCACTACTGGTCAAACACTTTATAAAAGCTTTTCCTGTTCTTTTAGGTGTTGGTAATATTAGTTCATTACCATAATGTTCTGCCAACAAATACCAAACTATTATTAAAATAACCATCATAATTAATTTGTACATTAATTCTTTAATCCTATTTTTACTGGTTTCTTTTAATATTCCTGTTGAGGTATTAGAAAGAACTTTACTTTCAATTTCAGCCATTGTTCCACCTCCTCATTAGATAAGTTAATTTTCTTATAATCTTCTATAGAGTTTTTAATTCTATCTTTTCTTTTTAATTCCATAACAGACTTATTATAATTAGTTATAAACTCTTTAAATTTTTTATCCTTTTTAAACTTTTTCTTAATAACTAATACATAGCTTGTATAATTTTTATTTATACTTAAAGCTTTTTTTTGTCCATTTAACTTTAATGATTTTATTGAATCTATTATAATCCCATCAACCCTACCTTTTTCCAATGCATAAGGCAAAGATGAATATATCATCGGATATATTTGTACTTTTTCTCCATATTCATCTTTAATAATTTTTTCTTGATAAATTCTATTTTGTGTCATGGCTATTTTTTTAATTTTATTTTCATCCTTTAAAACAAATATGTCTGAATTACTAACTAAAGGACATATTATTTCAAATCTATCATCATTTTCAATTAAATTTTTAGCTGCTTCTGGACACATTATTGCTATATCTAAAATATCTGAGCTTAAAGCCCATTGAGAAGTATTACCTCAGCAGTCCTTTATAAAATATGGTTCAAAATTTTCATCTAAATCTGCATTCTTTAATCTATTATTATTAATCATATAATTTATAACAAGTCCAGATGAATCATCTGAAACTCCAATTTTTATTTTGGAATTCAAAGATTCATCTGGTAATTTATTTAATACTAAAATAAATATTATTAATATAGTTAAAGTTATAATAATTTTTTTTAAATCTTTCATATACATCCCTATTTTAAATCAGTAACACTAAATAACATTTTTGCTACACATACAGCTTCTTGGATATCTAAACAAAATATATTGTCTTCATCAATATTTGATTCTTTAACCCAGTTTCTATAATGTTCTTCACTACAGAAGAAGTACATTATATTTCAACAACTAGAGGCCCAACTATCATTTTTATTTAAATCTACATGTAGTACTCTTAAATTTTCAGGTACACATTTTTTAATTTCACCATTTTCAATAATAACTTCTATAGAATCATTACACATAATACAACTAGATTCTATCTTTATATTCTGTTTAAATGTAAAAGCTGTTCCTATAGAATCAACTGCACACATAGCATTTATTTCTCTACTATCTTCTAATTTAACTTTATAATTAGTATCAAAGGCACTAACTGGATAAATAAAATTTATATTTTCTTTTTCATCCATAACTAACACTTTTTTATTTTTTAACGATAATACTATATTTATAAATTCATCCTTTGTTACTCCAATATTACAAATAAAGTTATAATCTAGATTTTTTAAATTATAAGGTCTTTTTTCTTCTATAATATAGTCCATTATATATATTCTTACTCTTTTTTCTAAATAAGATAATTTTGAATCTATACTGTTTATAATCAATCTTTCCTTTTCATAATGCTTAATAACATTTAAATCTATTTCTTTATCTAATAAATTATTTTTCTCTAAGGTTAACATATATTACTCCCTTTTCTACCTGAACTCCTATTTATCTATTTCCATAGCTTTAACTTTCCACTCTTCATATTTCATTCCTACTGGGAAAACTGAATCTACATTTTCTTTTATAAATTTATCAAAATCATCTACTTTAGCTTCTTCATATACTTTTTTAGATATTAATTTATCATAATCAGGTTCTTCTTCTATTAATTTATATTTCATTAAAGTATCTATTTCTGTTTTAAAATAATCATCATTCATTTTCCAAGTTATAGTTCTTCCCTCACCCACAGTTTTTTTATAAATTGTCATAATAGCTACTTCTTCTGGGACTTGATAATTTTTAGCAAATATTTTTGCTGCTTTTATTGGATGTTCATAACAATATTTCATAGCTTCTACATGAGCTTGTATCATTTTTTTAGCTAGCTCTGGATGTTCTTTTTCAAATTTTGTATTCATAGAGTAAACACAACATTCACCCCATTTATCTTCTCCAACAATTTTATCTGCTGTTGCAATAATATGACCTGTCTTTTCATATTCCGCCATTGATCCCCATGGATCGCAACAAGTAAATCCATCTATTTTACCTGCTTTTAATGCTAAATATGCATCTTTGTCTGATCCAAATTCAACACAATCATAATTTTTACCTTCCGTAGGAATTCCTAACTTCTTAGCACACATTAACCAGGTTTCACTTTCTTCAGGCTTTGTTCCTATTCCTAATTTTTTACCTTTTAAATCTTTAGGATCTTTTATTTTATTAGAAACAACTAGATACATTGATCCACCTAAATGATTATTAGCTGCAACAGTTATAGGTGATCCCTTTGCTAATCCTCTTATTAATCCTGCATATCCTATATATCCTACATCCATTTTTCCTGCTGCCATGGCCTGAGGAACCTTTCCATTTCCTGATACATTAACCTTTAGTCCCATTTTATCAAATATACCCGCATCTTTAGCAACACAAGCAGAGGTCATATGATCACAATTATAATAGCCTAGGTTTACTGTATAATCCTTATCCTTTTCAGTTGAAGTTTCTTTACTTCCTTTAGAACAACCTGTAGCAATTAATGTTGTTCCTAGAACTAATGTACATAATAAACTTATTATTTTTCTTTTCTTCATTTTTAGTCCTCCTTAAATTAGCAACAATCTTTCATGTCTTCTCCAAATAGATTTATTATTTTACCTTTTTCTATTCTATAAATTGCATATCCAAAACTTCCATTTTTAGATCCTGATACTACAAACTCTATTGGTGGTTTTTTATCTATATCCTTAAACTCTATTTTTTGATTTTCTATAGGTGCTGAAACTTCATTTGTGATCTTATATTTTTCTTTATCACTTAATACAACTACCATAGAGTTTTTATCATTATCTTCTTTATAAATAACAATTAAATCTAATTTATTATCATTATTTAAATCTTTCTCTCCACATTTTAAAACTTCTTTATCTTTGTATTTGTGTTGAAAATAAAGTAATCTTTCATTATCACTTTTCACTCCTATATTTTTGCTTTGTTTAGGTTCATTAACATTCCTAGAACAACCAAATAACAAAAATACTATTGCAAACACAAAAAATATTTTAATATTTTTCATTTATCTTCACCTTTATTAAGCTGATATTGCTTTACTTATCTTTTTTACTTTAGGAAGCATAGCTTTTAAAAATAATACAAACATAATTAATGAACAAACATACTTCATAGGCTCTGGTGCTGCAAATATAAATTTATTAGCAGCCTTTATAGTATTTTGAGTTCTATCAAAACTAATAACAGGTTTAAAGTTAGGTAATATAATATTTGTAAAATACCCTACAATAAAAGATAAAGCTATTAATGTAGTAGTATATATAGCTACTGTCCTCTTACCTATTAACTTTCCAATACTTATAAGTTCCGGTAAATTTGATGCAGTTCCTGCCATCAAAAAAGTTATTGCTACACCTGGGGCTGCTCCGCTAGCTACTAATGCAGCAATAAAAGGTATATGTCCTACCGCACACACATACATAATGCAACCGATTACTGCTATTCCCAAAATAGATACTGCATTTGGTGATCCTAAGTATTGTTGTATAAATTCTTGTGGTACGAGAAC contains the following coding sequences:
- the saoX gene encoding ABC transporter substrate-binding subunit SaoX encodes the protein MKKRKIISLLCTLVLGTTLIATGCSKGSKETSTEKDKDYTVNLGYYNCDHMTSACVAKDAGIFDKMGLKVNVSGNGKVPQAMAAGKMDVGYIGYAGLIRGLAKGSPITVAANNHLGGSMYLVVSNKIKDPKDLKGKKLGIGTKPEESETWLMCAKKLGIPTEGKNYDCVEFGSDKDAYLALKAGKIDGFTCCDPWGSMAEYEKTGHIIATADKIVGEDKWGECCVYSMNTKFEKEHPELAKKMIQAHVEAMKYCYEHPIKAAKIFAKNYQVPEEVAIMTIYKKTVGEGRTITWKMNDDYFKTEIDTLMKYKLIEEEPDYDKLISKKVYEEAKVDDFDKFIKENVDSVFPVGMKYEEWKVKAMEIDK
- the saoC gene encoding Cys-Cys-COOH (seleno)protein SaoC; translation: MKNIKIFFVFAIVFLLFGCSRNVNEPKQSKNIGVKSDNERLLYFQHKYKDKEVLKCGEKDLNNDNKLDLIVIYKEDNDKNSMVVVLSDKEKYKITNEVSAPIENQKIEFKDIDKKPPIEFVVSGSKNGSFGYAIYRIEKGKIINLFGEDMKDCC